The following proteins are encoded in a genomic region of Sebastes fasciatus isolate fSebFas1 chromosome 14, fSebFas1.pri, whole genome shotgun sequence:
- the LOC141782922 gene encoding UDP-glucuronosyltransferase-like has translation MSSGVWYPALGLAAWLCCLSLRPVDGGKVLVMPVDGSPWLSMEILVKELSRRGHEVMVLVPESSLLIYSSESYKTEIYQVPHTKAELDDRYKQLKDGVFLKPPEITDSFVNVQRLVNYTSMEVKACENLLNNQPLMSRLKGVGFDLVLTDPFLPCGSILSHVFSIPAVYYLRGMPCGLDVKANQCPSPPSYVPVEFSGNTNIMTFPQRVKNMAMSILQSYLCGIMYVRYDDAVRKYVGDDMTYKDLLSQGAIWLFRYDFVLEWPRPLLPNMFFIGGINCAKKAPLPAVSIQ, from the coding sequence ATGAGCAGCGGGGTGTGGTATCCTGCTCTGGGGCTGGCAGCCTGGCTGTGCTGCCTCAGTCTGAGGCCCGTTGACGGGGGGAAGGTGCTGGTTATGCCTGTGGATGGGAGCCCCTGGCTCAGCATGGAGATACTGGTGAAGGAGCTCAGCCGCAGGGGTCACGAGGTGATGGTGCTGGTGCCTGAAAGCAGCCTGTTGATCTACAGCTCGGAGAGCTACAAGACTGAGATATACCAAGTGCCCCACACCAAAGCCGAACTGGACGATAGATACAAGCAGCTGAAGGATGGAGTGTTCCTCAAGCCACCAGAAATCACAGATTCATTTGTCAATGTGCAGCGTTTGGTTAACTATACTTCAATGGAGGTGAAAGCCTGCGAGAATTTGCTGAACAACCAGCCTCTAATGAGTCGACTGAAGGGAGTGGGCTTCGATCTTGTGCTCACAGACCCCTTCCTCCCCTGCGGCTCCATTCTTTCGCATGTCTTTTCCATTCCAGCTGTTTATTACCTGCGTGGGATGCCATGTGGGCTGGATGTAAAGGCTAACCAGtgcccctctcctccctcctacgTTCCTGTGGAATTCTCTGGCAATACAAACATCATGACCTTCCCACAGAGAGTCAAAAACATGGCCATGTCTATATTGCAGTCCTACTTGTGCGGAATAATGTATGTCCGCTATGACGATGCGGTCAGGAAGTATGTAGGAGACGACATGACCTACAAGGACCTTCTTAGTCAGGGCGCAATCTGGCTTTTCAGATACGACTTTGTTTTGGAATGGCCCAGACCTCTCTTgccaaacatgttttttattggaGGTATCAATTGTGCAAAGAAAGCTCCTCTTCCAGCGGTGAGTATTCAATGA
- the LOC141782923 gene encoding UDP-glucuronosyltransferase-like — protein MSSGLWFPALGLAAWLCCLSLRPVDGGKVLVMPVDGSTWLSMEILVKELSRRGHEVTVLVPESSLLIYSSESYKTEIYQVPYTKAELDDRFKELNDGVFLKPPEITDVFINVQRLVNYTSMEVKACENLLNNQPLMSRLKGVGFDLVLTDPFLPCGSILSHVFSIPAVYFLRGMPCGLDVKANQCPSPPSYVPVEFSGNTNIMTFPQRVKNMAMSILESYLCGIMYARFDDAVRKYVGDNMTYKDLLSHGAIWLLRYDFVLEWPRPLLPNMFFIGGINCANKAPLPAVSIQ, from the coding sequence ATGAGCAGCGGGTTGTGGTTTCCTGCTCTGGGGCTGGCGGCCTGGCTGTGCTGCCTCAGTCTGAGGCCCGTTGACGGGGGGAAAGTGCTGGTTATGCCTGTGGATGGGAGCACCTGGCTCAGCATGGAGATACTGGTGAAGGAGCTCAGCCGCAGGGGCCACGAGGTGACGGTGCTGGTGCCTGAAAGCAGCCTGTTGATCTACAGCTCGGAGAGCTACAAGACTGAGATCTACCAAGTGCCCTACACCAAAGCCGAACTGGACGATAGATTCAAGGAGCTGAATGATGGAGTGTTCCTCAAGCCACCAGAAATCACAGATGTGTTTATCAATGTGCAGCGTTTGGTTAACTATACTTCAATGGAGGTGAAAGCCTGCGAGAATCTGCTGAACAACCAGCCTCTAATGAGTCGACTGAAGGGAGTGGGCTTCGATCTTGTGCTCACAGACCCCTTCCTCCCCTGCGGCTCCATCCTTTCTCATGTCTTTTCCATTCCAGCTGTTTATTTCCTGCGTGGGATGCCATGTGGGCTGGATGTAAAGGCTAACCAGtgcccctctcctccctcctacgTTCCTGTGGAATTCTCTGGCAATACAAACATCATGACCTTCCCACAGAGAGTCAAAAACATGGCCATGTCTATATTGGAGTCCTACTTGTGCGGAATAATGTATGCCCGCTTTGATGATGCGGTCAGGAAGTATGTAGGAGACAACATGACCTACAAGGACCTTCTTAGTCACGGCGCTATCTGGCTTCTCAGATACGACTTTGTTTTGGAATGGCCCAGACCTCTCTTgccaaacatgttttttattggaGGTATCAATTGTGCAAATAAAGCTCCTCTTCCAGCGGTGAGTATTCAATGA
- the LOC141782918 gene encoding UDP-glucuronosyltransferase-like gives MSSGVWFPALGLAAWLCCLSQGPVDGGKVLVMPVDGSHWLSMKILVKELSHRGHEVTVLVPEISLLIHSSESYKTEIYQVPFTKAELDNRYKQLKDGVFLKPPEITDLFVNVQRLVNYTSAEVKACENLLNNQPLMSRLKGVGFDFVLTDPFLPCGSILSHVFSIPAVYFLRGIPCGLDVKANQCPSPPSYVPAAFSGNTDIMTFPQRVKNMAMSILESYLCGIMYARFDEAVRKYVGDDMTYKDLLSQGAIWLLRYDFVLEWPRPLLPNMFFIGGINCAKKVPLPADLEEFVNGSGDDGFIVFTLGSLVSSMPEEKAKQFFDAFRQIPQRVVWRYTGVIPEDVPKNMRLMKWLPQNDLLAHPKAKAFITHGGTHSIYEGVCNAVPMLMFPLFGDQGDNVQRMVIRGVAESLRIFDMTSETLLAALHKVIHDKSYKENIVALSQIHLDRPVEPLDLAVFWTEFVMRHKGADHLRVAAHDLNWIQYHSLDVIGLLLIILLTVLWVTLKCCLFCTRKCCRKGTPKRKKE, from the exons ATGAGCAGCGGGGTGTGGTTTCCTGCTCTGGGGCTGGCAGCCTGGCTGTGCTGCCTCAGTCAGGGGCCCGTTGACGGGGGGAAGGTGCTGGTTATGCCTGTGGATGGGAGTCATTGGCTCAGCATGAAGATACTGGTGAAGGAGCTCAGCCACAGGGGCCACGAGGTGACGGTGCTGGTGCCTGAAATAAGCCTGTTGATCCACAGCTCGGAGAGCTACAAGACTGAGATCTACCAAGTGCCCTTCACCAAAGCCGAACTGGACAATAGATACAAGCAGCTGAAGGATGGAGTGTTCCTCAAGCCACCAGAAATCACAGATTTATTTGTCAATGTGCAGCGTTTGGTTAACTATACTTCAGCGGAGGTGAAAGCCTGCGAGAATTTGCTGAACAACCAGCCTCTAATGAGTCGACTGAAGGGAGTGGGCTTTGATTTTGTGCTCACAGACCCCTTCCTCCCCTGCGGCTCCATTCTTTCTCATGTCTTTTCCATTCCAGCTGTTTATTTCCTGCGTGGAATTCCATGTGGGCTGGATGTAAAGGCGAACCAGtgcccctctcctccctcctacgTTCCTGCAGCCTTCTCTGGCAATACAGACATCATGACCTTCCCACAGAGAGTCAAAAACATGGCCATGTCTATATTGGAGTCCTACTTGTGCGGAATTATGTATGCCCGCTTTGACGAAGCGGTCAGGAAGTATGTAGGAGACGACATGACCTACAAGGACCTTCTTAGTCAGGGCGCAATCTGGCTTCTCAGATACGACTTTGTTTTGGAATGGCCCAGACCTCTCTTgccaaacatgttttttattggaGGTATCAATTGTGCAAAGAAAGTTCCTCTTCCAGCA GACTTGGAGGAGTTTGTGAACGGCTCGGGAGACGACGGCTTTATCGTCTTTACGCTGGGCTCTCTTGTGTCCAGCATGCCTGAGGAGAAGGCTAAACAGTTCTTTGATGCCTTTCGGCAAATTCCTCAAAGG GTTGTGTGGAGATACACTGGAGTCATACCTGAAGATGTACCCAAGAACATGAGACTTATGAAGTGGTTACCTCAGAATGATCTCCTAG CCCATCCCAAAGCTAAAGCCTTCATCACTCACGGAGGAACCCACAGTATCTACGAAGGCGTCTGTAACGCTGTACCCATGTTGATGTTTCCACTGTTTGGGGACCAGGGGGACAACGTGCAACGCATGGTGATCCGCGGCGTTGCAGAGTCACTCAGAATTTTTGATATGACGAGTGAAACCCTGTTGGCTGCACTTCATAAAGTCATCCATGACAAAAG TTACAAAGAGAATATAGTGGCGCTGTCTCAGATACACCTGGACCGTCCTGTTGAGCCTTTGGACCTGGCTGTTTTCTGGACTGAGTTCGTCATGAGACACAAAGGAGCCGATCACTTAAGAGTAGCTGCACACGACTTAAACTGGATTCAGTACCATAGCCTGGATGTCATCGGCTTACTTCTCATCATTCTCCTCACTGTCCTGTGGGTGACACTCAAATGCTGCTTGTTCTGCACCCGCAAGTGTTGCAGGAAGGGGACtccaaagagaaagaaagagtag
- the rabl3 gene encoding rab-like protein 3 isoform X2 — protein sequence MASLDRVKVLVLGDSGVGNSSLVHLLCQNQVLGNPSWTVGCSVDVRVQDYKEGTPEEKTYYIELWDVGGSVGSASSIKSTRAVFYNSVNGIMLVHDLTNKKSSQNLYRWSLEALNKDSSPTGVIVSNGDYDREQFAENAVPLLLIGTKFDQIAENKRSEVLTRTAFLSEDFNAEEINLDCTNPRYLAAGTSNAVKLSRFFDKVIEKRYFTRDPSQMAGFTDRKRFNFKSLHYD from the exons ATGGCTTCTCTTGACAGGGTGAAAGTATTAGTTTTAGGAGATTCTG GGGTGGGCAATTCTTCCTTGGTCCATCTGCTATGTCAGAATCAGGTGTTAGGAAATCCATCATGGACTGTTGGTTGCTCTGTGGATGTACGG GTCCAGGACTATAAGGAGGGAACCCCAGAGGAGAAAACCTACTACATTGAACTCTGGGATGTCGGAGGATCTGTTGGCAGTGCTAGCAGTATCAAAAGCACCAGAGCTGTCTTCTACAATTCAGTTAATG gaattaTGTTGGTGCACGATTTAACAAATAAGAAATCCTCCCAGAATCTCTACCGCTGGTCACTAGAAGCTTTAAACAAAGATTCTTCTCCAACAGGAGTCATCGTCTCAAACGG TGACTATGACAGAGAGCAGTTTGCTGAGAACGCGGTGCCTTTGCTGCTGATCGGCACCAAGTTCGACCAGATCGCAGAGAACAAACGCAGTGAAGTTCTCACTCGGACGGCCTTCCTGTCTGAAGACTTCAATGCAGAGGAGATCAATCTC GACTGCACAAACCCGAGATACCTCGCTGCAGGAACATCAAACGCAGTGAAGCTCAGCAGGTTCTTTGACAAG GTAATAGAGAAGAGATATTTCACAAGGGATCCAAGTCAG ATGGCGGGTTTCACAGACAGAAAACGGTTCAACTTCAAAAGTTTGCACTATGACTGA
- the LOC141782924 gene encoding granzyme B-like, with the protein MIYAYCIVFFFPLLSLAGASESGIVGGRVAKPHSRPYMASLQVDEEHRCGGILIREDFVLTAAHCNDPSLRVVLGAHDISKKEKSQQWIQVAKYHPHPKYTGKFDNDIMLLELKKNATLNRYVKVIGLPKKDGKIPANIKCAVAGWGRTGSNKPASKVLMEATEKMQFSFECKNKWGEYFNPAHMLCTKFNKKNGGVCQGDSGGPLICNTKPQGLTEYTLQSDCNDPKYPHVFTKVHVFLPWIKKVMKGLGNVA; encoded by the exons ATGATCTACGCATACTGCATTGTATTCTTCTTTCCGCTGCTCTCCCTCGCTG GGGCCTCTGAGAGTGGCATCGTGGGTGGGAGGGTTGCGAAGCCTCACTCCAGACCCTACATGGCATCTCTCCAGGTTGATGAAGAACATAGATGTGGCGGGATACTTATTCGGGAGGACTTTGTTCTAACTGCAGCACACTGCAA CGATCCGTCCCTGAGAGTGGTACTTGGAGCACATGACATAAGCAAGAAAGAGAAAAGTCAGCAATGGATCCAAGTGGCAAAGTACCATCCACATCCGAAATACACTGGAAAATTCGACAATGATATCATGTTACTGGAG ctaaaaaaaaacgcCACACTGAACAGGTATGTGAAGGTCATCGGACTACCGAAGAAAGACGGGAAAATCCCAGCCAACATTAAATGTGCCGTTGCTGGCTGGGGCCGAACTGGATCCAATAAACCGGCATCAAAAGTACTGATGGAGGCCACGGAGAAGATGCAATTCAGCTTtgagtgcaaaaataaatgggGAGAATACTTCAATCCTGCTCACATGCTATGCACCAAATTTAACAAAAAGAACGGAGGGGTTTGCCAG GGTGACTCCGGTGGACCACTTATCTGCAACACCAAGCCTCAGGGTTTAACAGAATATACCTTGCAAAGCGACTGTAATGATCCCAAGTATCCCCATGTCTTCACTAAAGTCCACGTCTTTCTCCCCTGGATTAAGAAAGTGATGAAGGGTTTGGGGAATGTTGCATGA
- the gtf2e1 gene encoding general transcription factor IIE subunit 1, producing MIEPELLTEVPAALKRLAKQVVRGFYGVDHALALDVLIRNPCVREEDMLELLKFDRKQLRSVLNTLKADKFVKCRMRVETAPDGKTTRHNYYFINYRVLVNVVKYKLDHMRRRIETDERDSTNRASFRCPCCFSTFTDLEANQLFEPMTGTFRCTFCQTEVEEDASVCPDGRTLVARFNEQIEPIYALLRETEDVNLSQDLLEPEPAEIPALKQSRDRAAAAAGANLVGPHREAWSNKGSSYGDMYTQNVVISMEEQEDQLKKASEGKVIKERPVWLTQSTVQGAYSEPDVIKTRGEVVPGAQDGAAGLGIGQEDENEEVMRALLIHEKRGAAGAGGGGGGGGGGGGGGASAATKGLASTKTKAKANASDSDSDTSESDDDSPSAPPPATAAPHRAAEEEEEDDDEFEEVGDEPMVMVGGRQFTYREVSQRPELVEQMSAQEKEAYIEMGQNLFQDMFF from the exons ATGATAGAACCAGAGCTACTGACTGAGGTCCCTGCAGCACTCAAGCGGCTAGCCAAGCAGGTCGTGAGGGGTTTCTACGGAGTGGACCATGCCTTGGCCCTGGATGTGCTCATTCGCAACCCATGTGTACGTGAGGAGGACATGCTGGAGCTGCTCAAGTTTGATCGTAAGCAGCTGCGCTCAGTGCTCAACACTCTGAAGGCAGACAAGTTTGTCAAGTGCCGAATGAGAGTGGAAACGGCCCCCGATGGCAAGACAACACGGCACAATTACTACTTCATCAACTACAG gGTACTGGTCAACGTGGTCAAGTATAAATTAGATCATATGCGGCGGCGCATAGAGACAGATGAGCGAGACTCCACCAACCGTGCCTCCTTCCGCTGCCCCTGCTGCTTCTCCACCTTCACCGACCTCGAGGCCAACCAGCTGTTTGAACCCATgacag GTACATTTCGCTGCACCTTCTGCCAGACGGAGGTAGAGGAGGACGCGTCTGTCTGTCCTGACGGCAGGACGCTAGTGGCACGCTTCAACGAGCAGATCGAACCCATCTATGCGCTGCTACGTGAGACCGAAGACGTCAACTTGTCCCAGGACCTGCTGGAGCCTGAGCCTGCTGAGATTCCTGCCCTCAAACAGAG CCGTGaccgtgctgctgcagcagccggagcaaacttagTCGGCCCGCATCGTGAAGCCTGGTCCAACAAAGGCTCATCTTACGGTGACATGTACACCCAGAATGTGGTTATCAGCATGGAGGAGCAGGAAGACCAGCTTAAGAAGGCCAGCGAAGGCAAGGTGATCAAGGAGAGGCCCGTGTGGTTGACCCAGAGCACCGTGCAGGGTGCTTACAGCGAGCCGGACGTCATCAAGACCC GTGGAGAGGTTGTACCCGGAGCCCAGGATGGAGCAGCCGGTCTTGGTATTGGTCAGGAAGATGAAAACGAGGAAGTGATGCGCGCCCTGCTCATCCATGAGAAGAGAGGTGCGGCGggagcaggtggaggtggaggtggaggtggaggtggaggcggAGGCGGCGCGAGCGCTGCAACCAAGGGGCTTGCCTCCACCAAAACCAAAGCCAAAGCCAACGCCAGCGACTCAGATAGCGACACCAGCGAATCGGACGACGACTCTCCCTCAGCTCCTCCCCCCGCCACGGCCGCTCCGCATCGTGCcgccgaggaggaggaagaggacgacgATGAATTTGAGGAGGTGGGGGACGAGCCCATGGTGATGGTCGGAGGCCGACAGTTCACATACCGAGAGGTCAGCCAGAGGCCGGAGCTGGTGGAGCAGATGTCTGCGCAGGAGAAGGAGGCATACATTGAAATGGGACAAAACCTCTTCCAGGACATGTTCTTCTGA
- the rabl3 gene encoding rab-like protein 3 isoform X1 gives MASLDRVKVLVLGDSGVGNSSLVHLLCQNQVLGNPSWTVGCSVDVRVQDYKEGTPEEKTYYIELWDVGGSVGSASSIKSTRAVFYNSVNGIMLVHDLTNKKSSQNLYRWSLEALNKDSSPTGVIVSNGSDYDREQFAENAVPLLLIGTKFDQIAENKRSEVLTRTAFLSEDFNAEEINLDCTNPRYLAAGTSNAVKLSRFFDKVIEKRYFTRDPSQMAGFTDRKRFNFKSLHYD, from the exons ATGGCTTCTCTTGACAGGGTGAAAGTATTAGTTTTAGGAGATTCTG GGGTGGGCAATTCTTCCTTGGTCCATCTGCTATGTCAGAATCAGGTGTTAGGAAATCCATCATGGACTGTTGGTTGCTCTGTGGATGTACGG GTCCAGGACTATAAGGAGGGAACCCCAGAGGAGAAAACCTACTACATTGAACTCTGGGATGTCGGAGGATCTGTTGGCAGTGCTAGCAGTATCAAAAGCACCAGAGCTGTCTTCTACAATTCAGTTAATG gaattaTGTTGGTGCACGATTTAACAAATAAGAAATCCTCCCAGAATCTCTACCGCTGGTCACTAGAAGCTTTAAACAAAGATTCTTCTCCAACAGGAGTCATCGTCTCAAACGG CAGTGACTATGACAGAGAGCAGTTTGCTGAGAACGCGGTGCCTTTGCTGCTGATCGGCACCAAGTTCGACCAGATCGCAGAGAACAAACGCAGTGAAGTTCTCACTCGGACGGCCTTCCTGTCTGAAGACTTCAATGCAGAGGAGATCAATCTC GACTGCACAAACCCGAGATACCTCGCTGCAGGAACATCAAACGCAGTGAAGCTCAGCAGGTTCTTTGACAAG GTAATAGAGAAGAGATATTTCACAAGGGATCCAAGTCAG ATGGCGGGTTTCACAGACAGAAAACGGTTCAACTTCAAAAGTTTGCACTATGACTGA